The region CAGAGAGTGTAGATATATTTTCATTCCCATTAGCCAAAGCCAGTGCCACTCTTACACCTCTGGCAATGGAGCCACAGATATCATAGATTTTGTAGCCCAGAGTGATGCCTGGCAGTAGATCTGTGCTGTTATTGATCTCCTCAATGGCAAAAAGCATAGCCTGGGCAAACTGGAAGTCCCTGAAATTTAAACTAGATTCAGAAGAAGATTAAAaagattaatatttttatttaaatgcaatatttttaatctcCGCTGTTTTTAGTTCAAAATCTTCTACTTTTATGGTTCATATTACCTGGTGCATTCCAGTGGCTGTGGTTTGCGCATGAAGGAATCTTGTCTGTCTTTCCAGCTGCTGTGGAAAGAAAAGATTGCCCCTAACATGATCTCCCCATCTTTTGCCAGCTGTGGCATCTCAGGTTCCCCCCTGCGCTTACACAAAAGCTGTTTCGCAGTACAGGAAAATACTATGAGCAACAACTGAACAAGAGCGAAACCCGGCTCCGACAACCTCAGCCTAAACATCACTGTTTCTAAAAGAAGATGTGAGAAACCACATGGATCATCACATGTAGCTTAATGTGGATCAAATCATTTAGTATTTATGTGTGTTCCACCCCAGTGATCCATAAGGTGGAGCATGAGCTGAGCGTGCGCGTAGTTTACAGGGGgcagggggagcattgcccCTCCCTAGTTGTTAaaggttttcattacagttttacCAATTCTTAAAGACAGtgtaaagtaacttttactgatttttaaagcaacccaaagcagcacaagttgtcattttgactgaaaaatctgctaaatggtcctgaatgcttcacctcctattgAACTCAATGGGCTGAAAGGGGTGATTCAcgtcatcaatgacatcatttcaacatggctcTCAAACGGTGAAggcccatttttaaaagttcatgaaacgaatatggtgcaaaataatgtgttttgttaggcatagatcttctaataaggacatgtcaacggttttaggccacatttggaAAAACAGTaaggatccctttaatgcaTATGTATAGTGGTGTATAGGGCCGGGACAACGCGTCGACGTAATCAATGATGACGCAAAAAGTACGTTGACGCAAAATGTGCGTGTCGATGCGTcgtctgaccaaaacaaagatagTGGCGCCAGAGAATAACTAACGCAAGTGGTTCCTCAGAGTTTCAAAAGTGTAAGGCGCGTTGACGCGACAGGAAGGCAACACTTGCTgtgacatcagcagcagcagcacacgcacacacacaccgagccaagcgcaaaaaaacacattctccTACAACCACGTGCGTAACATCAAATGGCTCTCACcattaaaatatgaacaaaaaaagcTTTGCTCTTTTACTGAGTCAGGGTGAAAAGTTgctctacaccagtggttcccaatttttaatatagagtctaatgatggaatgaatgagtgataacagacattttaaaatatcagattttgcaattaagtggaataaaacagtatttagtagctcttgaatagatttatttctatagtttagtTATGTCATCTCCCCCCaaatgtgggaccaagactgacccttgtattttcagttcatgttctaaccaagatttacatcatcattattataattatagttttaactaaaaatgaacattataaaacccaatatttgttaattttccaatttttctctttttttgttttgttggaaaagcactttctgtatTAGCGTTTGGAAtttgagtttaagaaaaatgtgagtggcAGAGGGTATTACTTTAAGTCGCTGTTATTTTCATGGGAATGAAGAATTAAATGATGCATTTTTTTCAGTAAGCAAAgcctgtgtgttttcaacataaatcttaaattctGTTGGTTGAGGAAGGACACCATGACAGGCTGCCGGCTGCcactgtctttttatttttttattgaatgctacctctgtctctgaatgcattattttgtacttttatattcttactgaactttattttggaattttaagttgaagagcaataattatatattgcaatgttaaggaattcattttttgaataattgctagattaatcatttaaaaaataaccgtttatcccagccctagtgtTGTAtcatatcatgtagaacataacaataacactgcttaatttgagcaactttcaCTGTCTCATTCTTGAGGTTACAAgagggtgctgaacatttcaatgTGCATTTTGGATTGCAGCAgttcatgtactgtatgtacagcagcaaaaaagaagcagaaagcGGTAACCCACATGATTTTATCAtgtatttacaacattaaacaacgtgtcaatgcaatttttttgtattcagcATTATcagttatgttactaatcatttttgcattattgtttatgttacacacattgtggttggcgtgaatctcgagacgttctatatattactttcaattttttttgcccccCCTGGCAATTATCTCAAACTCCACGTATGGAGCTGAGATTGAAAAAAGTTTCTGTTGCTAGGatgtttaaactcatttttctCTTGAAAAGTAGGTGTTGTATTTTTATCCAAAGTAAATGTTATAATTTTGATTGTTATAATCATATCATAACTTACTAGCAAATAACTCTAATTTGATTacgattgatttatttattttacttgacAGGACATACACAAATACAAGTTTTAGGCTATGTTCAGACAGCAGGCAAATCCGATAATTATCTAATATTATGCGATGTGACTGTCTGAACTACCAGGTTACGTTTATCCAACCTATACATTTTGAAATGCCATAAACGTCACAATTTTGTGTCCCAGGAGGAGcggcaggggaaaaaaaatctctggTGAGGGACAGAGTAGAAAGTGAAAATTAGTTGACTGTTATGGCGCTGACTTCAATTGTACAGAAACTTTATTAGTGCCACACACATGCTTGAATGAGATGTCTTCATATTTACTTCCGTAAATACAATGGTTGCGTCACGTATTACCTCAGGACCACTTTTGCGCATATACGTCACCTTAGGGTCACATTCAGGTCATACTCTAACTTAAAATTAGGTTGGAGGAGGGGGTCTATGTATAAATGGGTGTTATTTAATATTGGAAATTAGGTGTTATACATTGGCTTATCAGATAtcggcaaaaagctaatatcgaaCACCTctaattttaaatgttgatgttattggtaaacatttttttcttctatttttagTTGCTGTAACTAACAACACAATCCTAAATATACCCAGAATGTCAGACAGCTCCATTTTGAATTTAGGAAACCAGAGTAGTTTTTGGGAGAACgtgtgattatttatttatttatttatttatttacatcacATGCATACTAAACCTAACATACATGTTTATGAATTGTTGGAAATAACCAGAATCCCAAGCACAGGGAGAATATTGTAaataaactcagtttttttgctttttatctTTGAACAGACCTGGTGATTGGTGGGAATATGGATCATGAGTTGTGTTGGTGTGGTGTCGTTACTGccattataataatatattatattattatttggaTGAAATAATGCTAAACTTAATTttgaagtttgtttgttttccttgtGCTTGTGGGTGGTTTCTCTATGTATTCTGCTTTCTCATTGAATCAAAAAGCTTATATTTCAATGTTACATGGGGTTGCTTAAAAATCCCTTAGGACTTAAAAGGTGTGTGAATAGGAATGGTGTATAGTCCAAGGTCTACCCCAACTTATACCTGATTTGAACAGGAAATTGACACCAGTGAACCCCATGACCCTGTGCAGGATTAAACTGGTATACATGATGGTAAATTAAAGATgaataacatgtttttaaactgtgaTTATAGGTAACAAACCCCATGGAGTGATAAAGCATTTCCTTTTTATATCCTGTTGTAAATGTTCAGTCGTATAAAATAATGAACACGAGATACTGAAGTTTCTTGacgaacatttattttaaagtttttttccaTCCAGTTTGTAGGTCAACAGTGACTGATAAGTAAAGCAATAAAATATGGACATTTATAATCTTGTTTTCATCTTCATTTAAACTCTTGACTTACAATCTTCATTTACAcgcacaaaaaatattatagtAGTCACAGAATCATCAAACACTTCACATTTAATCAAAACTCAATCAATTTATTAATGGATAAACTACATTAAAGACTTGTCCCTTTGCCCATCAAATgcttctttgtgtttttctcaggtttgaatattatgatgtagcactttgggaaaaaaatacaaaacagcaTACCATAACTTGAAGCAAGAATAGCAAAAATTTCTACTGCAACAGTGAACTTCCCAGGTGAACTGACATATGCTGGGATGAATGTGATCCAGACTGCACAGAATATTAGCATGCTGAATGTGATGAATTTAGCTTCATTGAAGTTATCAGGCAATTTACGAGCCAAGAAGGCTAGCAGAAAACAAAGGATGGCTAGAAGCCCTATGTACCCCAACACAGCCCAAAAACCCAAGGGCGAGCCGAGGGCACACTCAAGTATAATCGTCTCTTTgtaatgattcatatttttattgggAATAGGAGGCTTCAATGTCAGCCAAAGTATACAAATAACAATTTGTATCATGGTGAAACCCACAACACTGAGTCTTTGTTGCACTGGCCCGAACCATTTCATGACATTGCTGCCTGGAAGTGTAGCTCTAAAGGCCATTAATACCACTATTGTTTTCCCCAGAACACAAGAGATGCAGAGGACAAATGTGATGCCAAATGCTGTGTGTCTGAGCATGCAGGACCACTCAGACGGCCTGCCCATGAAAGTCAGCGAGCACAGGAAGCACAGGGTCAAAGAGAAGAGCAGAAGGAAGCTCAGCTCAGAGTTGTTGGCTCTTACTATGGGAGTATGTCTGTACTGGAAGAATACCAGTGCGATAAAAATGGCCAAACATGCTCCAAAGACAGAAAAGGTCACCAACAGTATACCCATTAACTCTGAAAAGGTGAGAAATTCAATAGCCTTAATGTCACAGTTATTCCTCTCCATGTTGGATTTGTACTCAGCAGGGCATTTGTCACATTTCACTGCATCTGAAAGCATAAATATGTTTAAGCTggacaacacacacattttcaaatacAACAATAGTGTAGTGACTGAGATTTTgcccaaaagaaaaacaacgaGTACAAGTGTAAATACGAGGAATCCTGTGGTCTCACTTGTACTTTTGCTGAACTCCCCATCAGCACAGGTGATGCAATCAAAACAGCAGATAGGCTTGCCTTTTACGAAAGCTTGCCTTGTACCAGGCAAACAGCTCTCACTGCAAACAGACCTGGGAACCTGCACGTCACAACATAACAATTTAGTCATAACTGGAAACCTAGacctttttttccttcaaagaATAACCTCATGCCTTTTTAACTTCAGAATCAATATTATTTAGTCATTATCTATAAAAGATAAACATTGATTTTCAAATAAACTCACCTCCAGATGGTGTCCTGCCCAAATGGCTTTCACACCAGCTTTCATCTCAAACTGTTGACCCTTGGGCCTGGAAGCATCATAGTTACCGATGGTTTCAAAATGGATGTACCCTGTCTCATCCATTTGCCAGTTAACCAGAGCATAACGTGCCACAGGGTCTCCAAGATCATCAAAGAACACACTCTCACCAATCTTAGTTGTAAAATTCACTTGAGTTAAGTAGTACAAAACCTGCATGGGAAAAAAGCATTACACTGTTAATTTTTGTCACAAATGTTTAGTGTGTGGATGAAAGCAACggtttcattgttttctttacCTGCCATGGTTGAATGTTTTTACCATCAGCACAGGTATTATTCTCAAAAGGCCCTTGTCCAGCTTTGCAATTAAAAAGCAAGTGTAGCGCATGGGCCACTGCATATGTGGCCTTGTAGACATTATTCAAAAAGCTGGCATCGGTCACATCAATGAAGCGTGTCTCTGTGTCCCACAGTGACTCGTTCCCATTGCAGGCTGCTACAGGACTTTGTGCTTTTGGAATCAGGGCACAACCAAACAGTGTTTCCCACAATTCCACCAGTCCCTGATTGCCCAGTGAGGTGGAGGGTTTGCTTTTGGCTAGAAACTCCTTCAGCCCTGGTATGTGAGCATTTAGTGCTGAAAAACCCACGGCGCCCTGGACAACTGCGTAGTTTACTGGAGAGGCAATGTAGCGGTAGGTAATCCAGCCCTCACTTCCGACCCACTGCAGTCCAGTCACATTCTGAGCATGGAGCTCTTTAATAAGTATATCAAGGTCTGTGCCATCAGCAAATGCCACTATTACCTTAGAAGTGGATTTTTTAATGATATCGACCACCTCTAAGAACCACTTTTTGGGATCAGTGCGATAGATTGCCACTGAGTactcaacacacacaccttcactCTCAGCTGCTTCCAGAAAAGTGGCCATTCCCCCATTGCCATAGTCACTGTTGGTCCTGATGGCTCCCACCCAAGTCCAGCCAAAGTGTTTTACTAGCTTTGCCAGTGCTTTGCTCTGGTACAAGTCACTAGGAATAGTTCTGAAGAAGGAAGGATAGTCTCTTCTGTTGCTAAGACATGCACAAGTAGCTGAATGACTTATCTATTGAAAAATAGAAATAGTACATTTTATCAACCACTTCACACTGACTTTTTTTGTTCAGCATGTGTTTTCCCATAATTGAACAACACAGTTAATGGTTCAGATAGCATTCAGGCTGCTGAAACTTACCACAGGTATATGGAAGGGTCCCATGGTACGGGCAATACCAATGGTAGAAGTTGAAGTGGTATCACCAATGACTGCATGGGCAGTGGAGAGACTATCACAACTATCTGTATCGCTGCCCTGCCTATTCATGAGGTTTAGTGATGCTCTGATAGACAGTGGGATACTGGGGCAGGAATCAAAAATCCTGTAACCTAGACTCACTCCTGGTAGCAGCTCTGAGCTGTTGTTGATTTCCTCTATGGCAAACATCATTGTGTATGCGTACTGGAGCTCTCCTGGATCCAGTCTGAACAGTGGAGACAAAATATGCAAGGTATTTGAAGTTAAATCTGGGAAATATGTCATGACTCAAGGAGCAGAAAAAAGGAATACATTGTTTGTTAGTAGTCTTACCCTTCACACTGTATTGATCCTGGGTTAACTTCAGGTAATGGATTAGCGCTGACTGGGTTCTGATGGAAGGAGAAAATGCCTCCAATGTTGATGTCTCCCTCCTTTGAAAACTGGGATATTTCTTTTGTCCCATATGTTTGACATACGGGTTTCTCGCCTCTCAGAGCCAGGAAGAAAAGATGGAGTATGGTGCATATCAGCAGCATAGCTGTTCACCTGAGTATGTGCAACTCAAGGCCTGAAGACAATCCTCCTTCAATCCAAGCCTTTTATAGGAACTTGGGTGGAACCTTTGTGAGCCTTGTCTCTGTGCCCACCAATGGAGTTGGCTTATAGCCTACTGTTAGAGAAGCTTCTCATATGCTATTATTTTAAAGCTTACATTctccaaaataaacacatcttTACCAATGGTCATTGGtaaaatctatctatctatctatctatctatctatctatctatctatctatctatctatctatctatctatctatctatctatctatctatctatctatctatctatctatctatctatctatctatctatctatctatctatctacagtatctgttggtctgtctatctgtctatctgtctatctgtctatctgtctatctatctgttggtctgtttatctatctatttatctatttgtTGGTCTGTCTGTCACACATTTAGAATGGTCTGGATTATTCTCTCCCCATCATGTGTTTTTTAGTGTTCTTCTCTGGTTTCAGCAGTAGGATGTAACATTTTGGagcaaatatgcaaaaaaacaaactaaagctTGAAGCCAAAATGGCGAATATCTCTACAGCGACAGTAAATTTTCCCGGTGTACTAACATAGGCAGGGATGAAAGTAACCCAAACAACGCAGAAAATCAGCATGCTGAAGGTGATGAATTTGGCTTCATTGAAATTGTCAGGTAGCTTTCGTGCAAGAAAAGCGAAGATGAAGCACAGCATTGCGAGGAGGCCAATGTATCCCAACACAACCCAGAAACCAATGGAATTCCCTAAATCACACTCTAAAATGATCCTTTCAGTGGCATGAGCAGTGTTTTTGTTTGGGAATGGAGGGGATATAGTCAACCATAAAACGCAAACCACTACTTGGAGTAAAGTGCACCCAAGAACACTGGTTCTCTGAAATGGGGCAGAACACTGAGGGACAGTGTGTGCTGGCCTATCAGCATTAAATGCCATCACTACTGTAATTGTTTTAGCGAGGATACATGACAGGCACAAAGCAAAGGTAATGCCAAAAGCAGTATGCCGCAGCATGCATGACCACTCCGTCGGTTCGCCAATAAAAGTCAGAGAACACAGGAAACACAGAATCAAGGAGAAGAGTAACAAGAAGCTTAGCTCAGAGTTACTGGCTTTGACAAGAGGAGTTTGGCGAaaccagaaaaacacacataagaCCCCCAATGTTAGACAAGCTCCAAAGACAGAAATAGCAGAAAGTAGGGTCCCCATTGTCTCCTTGTAACTGAGGAACTCGATCACCTTTGGAACACAATCACTGTGGTCTTCATTTGACCAGAACTCCAGTGGACACCGTGAACACTCTGCAGAATCTGGACAGAAAATTGCAGAACTGAAAAGAGTTACTTATGTTGCTGCAAATGATCACGGTTTAGCTTCAATGTTTCAAGACGAGCAATTACGGTACATAGATAATGGAAAAGTTTTTACTCACTGCTGGAGTTGGTGATTTCTCCAGCAGCGCAGGCGACACAGGAGAAACAGCAGATGGGTCTACCTTTAATAACAGCCTGTCGAAAACCTGGCCGACAACTCTCACTGCATACAGACTGTGGCTTCTGCAACAAAACCAGAATTTCAGTAACTCAGAGACATCTTAAAATCAACAACATCAGTATTATTTAGATGTTCTGAAACTTTCCTTTCTACCAGCATTAGAGGTGTTACTTGGGGCATAAGTTGTCTTTTAATCTGTATTGTAAATGCCAGTGGGTTAATCTGTTGACTAAACAgccagaaaaaatacaaaactgtcttatatttgtcatttatttgccaTTTATTTCATGTCATCACATCGATAGTCAGGTTATTAAGACCAAATAGCAATGCAATAGGAACTGGGAAGTTGATGTCAGTTGACACTATAACTTTCCACTCGGGTTGGTTGCTGTGGTTTGACTTAAACTATTTTTGAACAATAGACAagtaaaaaacatattttctctGTCACTCTTAGCCACTACTTCTCTAAGACCTGACTGAACCACTTAAGATTTTTTAGCAAAGGAGCATGATCTATTGTTAAGAAGTAAATTTACCCCTTTTCCATTATGCTCTAAAAAACAAGCATTGTTGAAGATtccgttttttttctctcatctaattttttttatatataaatatatttaatgagCAAAGGCATTTCAAACTGTGGAGAAGCACTGAAGGCCAATAGAAACAACTACTATCTTAGGACTTTACAGTCCACTCTTAACTATAAGAcctcagttttattttaatgcatagatttttcaaaatttcaaatatATTGGAAAAGTTGGGGTTCATTAGACTTATGCAATAGTCTATattgctgggttttttttttttgtttgttgtttttttttagttttcagcCTCAGCTGAGCTTTATCACTtgcaaatgattttttttttccacaattggTGCAGATTACCTTGGAAGACCCAGATTTCcatgttatgtttagttccttCATGGTAAACTGTCTTCCATTTGGTAATGAGGCATCATAACTCCCCACAGTCACAAACACGGTGTCTCCTGCTTCATTTCTTTGCCAATTCACCAGCTCATAGGTTGCAGAAGGGTCTCCATTTTcatcaaaataaactttttctccTGACTGAAGagtaaaatttacattttgtagGTGTTCCACGGCCTGTCAGAGAGAAGAGGTGGATCAATAAGGATATAGGAAACTCTAGATTTACAAGATTCTTGATATTGCTgaatttattttaccttttttaggTTTAAGTTATCCTGCCATCTACATGATGAATTCACCACATCACTCTGctgttcacattttaacattgCATGCATGGCATGAGCTGCAGCATACACAGCCTTATACACATTGTTAGATATCCTGAGCTCTGACACATCGGTAAAGGAGTTGTTGATGGCTTGTAGTCTCTCAGAACCGGAGCACTTAGTCTGATCATGAACATCAGGTTCTAAGCTGCAATCAAAGGTTGACTCCCAAAACTCTTTCAGCAGCTTATTCTGAGGGTTCTGACTTGGGTGAACATTGTACAAAAATTCTTGCAAACCTGTAATCTTGGTCTTTTTGATTGTGAAACCCAAAGCTCCCATTAGTATGCTAGCATACTTTCTATTTGCCAAATGGCTTGCAGTAATCCAGGACTCACTGCCCACCCACTGCAACCCCGTCAAGTTCTGCTTCAAGGCCTCCTcaataaaaatagacatttcaCTTTGAGCCAGGAAAGCAATCAAAACCTTAGCACTGCCCTTACTGATCACGCTCACCACCCGTTCAACTTGTTCACTGGAGTACGTCCTTGAAATGGCTTCTGAGTACTCAACACAAACCCCCTCCTGACGTGCAGCAGCGATAAATGTTGCCATTCCGTTATTACCATAGTCATTGTCACTTCTGATTGCCCCAACCCATGTCCATCCAAAGTGCTTTACCAGTTTTGCCAGAGCTCTGCTCTGAAAGTAGTCACTGGGGATTGTTCTGAAGAAAGAAGGGTACTCCTTTCTATTACTCAGACAAGCACAGGTGGCAAAGTGGCTGATCTAGAAATATagagaagaaaagagaaaaccaactataaaacataaaaattcgATGAAATATAACAACAGCATTATATGACTTCCAACCATAGATACACATACCCCTTGTGGTTACATGAAAACATGATCAGATTTGTTTAAGG is a window of Gouania willdenowi chromosome 13, fGouWil2.1, whole genome shotgun sequence DNA encoding:
- the olfch1 gene encoding olfactory receptor CH1 codes for the protein MGAFGEEKDPALCRMLGRPEFPLLSRKGDIIIGGAFSIHSHISQPSLTLTDTPKPLICSRINLREFRFAQTMIFAITEINNNHTLLPNISIGYQIFDTCGSVLPSMQAVMGLMNGQEKTLGKTCSGQSSAHFIIGASESSSTIVMLQISGIFQIPVISHFATCACLSNRKEYPSFFRTIPSDYFQSRALAKLVKHFGWTWVGAIRSDNDYGNNGMATFIAAARQEGVCVEYSEAISRTYSSEQVERVVSVISKGSAKVLIAFLAQSEMSIFIEEALKQNLTGLQWVGSESWITASHLANRKYASILMGALGFTIKKTKITGLQEFLYNVHPSQNPQNKLLKEFWESTFDCSLEPDVHDQTKCSGSERLQAINNSFTDVSELRISNNVYKAVYAAAHAMHAMLKCEQQSDVVNSSCRWQDNLNLKKAVEHLQNVNFTLQSGEKVYFDENGDPSATYELVNWQRNEAGDTVFVTVGSYDASLPNGRQFTMKELNITWKSGSSKKPQSVCSESCRPGFRQAVIKGRPICCFSCVACAAGEITNSSNSAECSRCPLEFWSNEDHSDCVPKVIEFLSYKETMGTLLSAISVFGACLTLGVLCVFFWFRQTPLVKASNSELSFLLLFSLILCFLCSLTFIGEPTEWSCMLRHTAFGITFALCLSCILAKTITVVMAFNADRPAHTVPQCSAPFQRTSVLGCTLLQVVVCVLWLTISPPFPNKNTAHATERIILECDLGNSIGFWVVLGYIGLLAMLCFIFAFLARKLPDNFNEAKFITFSMLIFCVVWVTFIPAYVSTPGKFTVAVEIFAILASSFSLFFCIFAPKCYILLLKPEKNTKKHMMGRE
- the olfcj1 gene encoding olfactory receptor CJ1, whose translation is MMFAIEEINNSSELLPGVSLGYRIFDSCPSIPLSIRASLNLMNRQGSDTDSCDSLSTAHAVIGDTTSTSTIGIARTMGPFHIPVISHSATCACLSNRRDYPSFFRTIPSDLYQSKALAKLVKHFGWTWVGAIRTNSDYGNGGMATFLEAAESEGVCVEYSVAIYRTDPKKWFLEVVDIIKKSTSKVIVAFADGTDLDILIKELHAQNVTGLQWVGSEGWITYRYIASPVNYAVVQGAVGFSALNAHIPGLKEFLAKSKPSTSLGNQGLVELWETLFGCALIPKAQSPVAACNGNESLWDTETRFIDVTDASFLNNVYKATYAVAHALHLLFNCKAGQGPFENNTCADGKNIQPWQVLYYLTQVNFTTKIGESVFFDDLGDPVARYALVNWQMDETGYIHFETIGNYDASRPKGQQFEMKAGVKAIWAGHHLEVPRSVCSESCLPGTRQAFVKGKPICCFDCITCADGEFSKSTNAVKCDKCPAEYKSNMERNNCDIKAIEFLTFSELMGILLVTFSVFGACLAIFIALVFFQYRHTPIVRANNSELSFLLLFSLTLCFLCSLTFMGRPSEWSCMLRHTAFGITFVLCISCVLGKTIVVLMAFRATLPGSNVMKWFGPVQQRLSVVGFTMIQIVICILWLTLKPPIPNKNMNHYKETIILECALGSPLGFWAVLGYIGLLAILCFLLAFLARKLPDNFNEAKFITFSMLIFCAVWITFIPAYVSSPGKFTVAVEIFAILASSYGMLFCIFFPKCYIIIFKPEKNTKKHLMGKGTSL